One Fibrobacter sp. DNA segment encodes these proteins:
- the bamA gene encoding outer membrane protein assembly factor BamA, whose translation MKFRYQALLLAGFLLYGLTEAKVLDSLVIEGLSINSPNMVRNSLQLREGREFSTADLQESIKRLYSLGLFSSIDFFIISENDSSASLRLKLVEFPICENVEYSGNKKLKIKDFEENVSIKRGQIISDDFLHGIKQQLLDLYAEKGYNLARIEPEIVKTKIPGNVIIKFNIDEGVKVRVKSVVFKGNKEVKTARLERKFKTKESRWWRAGEFNRDMYKTHLDTLVMFYNDLGYLDASIAKDSVWYSESGKDIFIEITIDEGKKYYAGDFFFKGNRVLPVDSLESKISLKKGKPFEKSRFEMSKYMVENTYREEGYLMVHVEDKRNFRGDTIDVVFEITEGKPAIVRKIEIRGNNKTMEKVIRRQIDLLPGKKYKQSLLMRSRQKIFALNYFSDIKPDMMLNSDGSIDLIFEVTEKDNIGQISVGAAYSGESNFVGTFSTSIPNFRGAGQELRINLEYGKYHRDMRLGFVEPWAFDIPLSLSGEIFYSRNIYNETDTAQSTGFVIGAGRSKLRWPDDHFTIHGSYQLSYEKTYTDADTVDEANLLVLEEGLLSRASVKIERYDLDMPLFPTSGSKLTIIPQIAGLGGDFRYFKGTVGYEHYFPLPLKLVLGSRSKFGLITSLGGNIEISRYDLFRVGGVYGDGDLRGYDDYEFGGWNNDPENGISMFTSTLELRYPLLEQQMYLGVFADVGNTWSSLSAIDLGNLYRGVGFGLRINIPMLGIMGFDFGWGLDDPKGSSLDKKPSGFKFHFLMNRGF comes from the coding sequence ATGAAATTCAGGTATCAGGCGCTTCTTCTGGCTGGTTTTTTACTTTATGGTCTGACAGAGGCCAAGGTACTGGATTCTCTGGTCATAGAGGGCTTGAGTATCAATTCCCCGAATATGGTGAGAAATTCTCTGCAGCTCAGAGAGGGAAGGGAATTCAGTACAGCGGATCTGCAGGAGTCCATAAAGCGTCTTTACAGCCTGGGACTGTTCAGTTCCATTGACTTTTTCATAATATCCGAAAACGACTCCTCTGCGTCTCTGAGGCTTAAACTTGTGGAGTTTCCGATCTGTGAAAACGTGGAATACAGCGGAAACAAAAAGCTTAAAATCAAGGATTTTGAAGAGAATGTCAGCATTAAGCGCGGCCAGATAATTTCAGATGATTTCCTTCACGGGATCAAACAACAGCTCCTTGATCTCTATGCCGAAAAAGGCTATAACCTGGCCCGGATCGAACCGGAAATCGTAAAAACAAAGATCCCCGGAAATGTCATTATCAAGTTTAACATTGACGAAGGGGTAAAGGTAAGGGTAAAGAGTGTTGTTTTCAAAGGCAACAAGGAAGTAAAGACCGCCCGTCTGGAGAGAAAGTTCAAGACAAAAGAGAGCAGGTGGTGGCGGGCGGGGGAATTCAACAGAGATATGTACAAGACGCACCTTGATACGCTTGTAATGTTCTATAACGACCTGGGCTATCTCGATGCCTCCATAGCAAAGGATAGTGTCTGGTATTCAGAATCCGGAAAAGATATCTTTATCGAAATCACCATTGACGAAGGTAAAAAGTATTATGCCGGAGATTTCTTCTTCAAGGGCAACCGCGTCCTGCCTGTAGATTCCCTGGAGTCAAAAATCTCCCTGAAAAAAGGCAAGCCTTTTGAAAAGAGCCGTTTTGAGATGTCAAAGTACATGGTGGAGAACACCTACAGGGAGGAAGGCTACCTGATGGTTCATGTGGAGGACAAGCGAAATTTTCGCGGTGATACCATCGATGTGGTCTTCGAGATAACCGAGGGAAAACCGGCCATCGTACGGAAAATAGAAATCAGGGGCAACAACAAGACGATGGAAAAAGTGATAAGACGTCAGATCGATCTTCTGCCCGGAAAAAAGTACAAACAGTCACTCCTGATGCGCAGCAGACAGAAGATATTTGCCCTCAATTATTTCAGCGACATAAAGCCGGATATGATGCTTAACAGCGACGGCAGCATAGATTTGATTTTCGAGGTGACCGAAAAGGATAATATCGGTCAGATATCGGTCGGAGCAGCTTACAGTGGAGAAAGCAACTTTGTCGGTACCTTTTCCACTTCGATTCCCAATTTCCGTGGCGCTGGCCAGGAATTAAGGATCAACCTTGAATACGGAAAGTATCACAGGGACATGAGGCTGGGTTTTGTGGAACCATGGGCTTTTGACATACCGCTTTCTCTCTCCGGAGAAATTTTTTACAGCAGAAATATCTACAATGAGACAGATACTGCTCAGAGCACCGGTTTTGTGATCGGTGCCGGGCGTTCAAAACTGAGATGGCCCGATGACCATTTTACGATCCATGGGTCTTATCAGTTAAGTTATGAGAAGACCTACACCGATGCTGATACGGTTGACGAAGCCAACCTGCTTGTTCTTGAAGAGGGCCTTTTGAGCAGGGCATCGGTGAAAATCGAGAGATACGACCTTGACATGCCGCTGTTTCCCACAAGCGGTTCAAAGCTGACGATTATTCCTCAGATAGCGGGTCTTGGAGGTGATTTCAGATATTTCAAGGGAACCGTCGGTTACGAACACTATTTTCCTCTTCCCTTGAAGCTTGTGCTGGGGTCCCGCTCCAAGTTCGGTCTGATAACCAGTCTGGGTGGTAACATTGAGATCTCCAGGTATGATCTGTTCAGGGTTGGTGGAGTGTATGGTGACGGGGACCTGCGCGGGTACGATGACTATGAGTTTGGAGGATGGAATAATGACCCGGAAAATGGTATCTCAATGTTCACCTCGACTCTGGAGCTGAGATATCCATTGCTTGAACAGCAGATGTATCTGGGAGTTTTTGCCGATGTTGGTAACACCTGGAGCAGTCTTTCTGCGATTGATCTGGGGAATCTTTACAGAGGTGTAGGTTTCGGACTCAGGATCAATATTCCCATGCTCGGTATCATGGGATTTGATTTTGGATGGGGACTTGATGATCCCAAAGGATCATCATTGGATAAAAAACCAAGTGGATTTAAATTTCATTTTCTTATGAACAGAGGTTTCTAG
- the lpxD gene encoding UDP-3-O-(3-hydroxymyristoyl)glucosamine N-acyltransferase: MKLSIIAQVIGAVLPEGESDAEITSLKSPEQARESDIVFLSNPRFRDEMGKCRARYIIVNKGTVIPDKVCLEVGDPYVAYAKVAQLFEDRSPLFCKSISENALVDPSATIDPSASIGPGSIIGASVKIGPDCRISANCVIERDCKIGSGCRIDSGVIIRYGTVIGDRVVIQSGAVIGSDGFGNAREGTKFVRIPCFGNVVIGDDVDIGANTTIDRGNFAATIIENGVKIDNLVHIAHNVQVGEDSAMAAQVGISGSTVIGKRVIIGGQAGFVGHIEIGDDTFVGAKAGVSKGTEPGSKITGYPARDLMGMRRIEAAQVSLPQLLKDIKQLKNEIQELKKGCCPGT; this comes from the coding sequence GTGAAACTTTCAATAATTGCTCAGGTTATTGGTGCTGTTTTACCGGAGGGAGAATCTGATGCAGAGATTACATCTCTGAAATCACCTGAGCAGGCCCGGGAATCTGATATTGTTTTTCTCTCGAATCCCAGATTCAGGGATGAAATGGGAAAATGCCGTGCCAGGTACATTATTGTCAATAAAGGAACAGTGATACCTGACAAAGTATGTCTGGAGGTGGGTGATCCCTATGTAGCTTATGCTAAAGTCGCCCAGCTTTTTGAAGACAGGTCTCCTCTTTTCTGCAAGAGCATTTCCGAAAATGCCCTGGTTGATCCCTCTGCTACAATTGATCCCTCTGCCTCGATCGGCCCTGGTTCAATAATCGGTGCATCGGTTAAAATCGGGCCTGACTGCAGAATTTCCGCCAATTGTGTTATAGAAAGAGACTGTAAGATCGGAAGCGGCTGCAGAATCGACTCCGGTGTGATTATCCGCTATGGAACTGTCATTGGTGACAGGGTGGTTATTCAATCAGGGGCTGTGATCGGCTCTGATGGTTTCGGTAATGCGCGTGAGGGGACAAAGTTTGTGAGAATCCCCTGTTTCGGGAATGTAGTGATTGGCGATGATGTGGATATTGGAGCAAACACAACTATCGACAGGGGAAATTTCGCTGCTACAATCATAGAAAACGGTGTCAAGATTGACAATCTGGTACATATCGCACATAATGTGCAGGTGGGAGAGGATTCCGCCATGGCAGCTCAGGTTGGCATATCGGGAAGCACCGTAATCGGAAAAAGGGTCATTATCGGGGGACAGGCCGGTTTTGTAGGCCATATAGAGATCGGTGATGATACATTTGTGGGAGCAAAGGCCGGGGTTTCCAAAGGTACAGAACCGGGTTCAAAAATCACCGGCTACCCTGCACGTGATCTGATGGGAATGCGCAGGATAGAAGCTGCGCAGGTCTCCCTGCCCCAGTTGCTCAAAGATATTAAACAGTTGAAAAATGAGATTCAGGAGTTAAAAAAGGGCTGTTGCCCGGGTACTTGA
- a CDS encoding OmpH family outer membrane protein has translation MRKVMTAGVLALCMAATATWAELKIGYINSELIFMEYEGTKDAQKKFNNEVAKWEQEASKRQKEIKDLKEQLDKQSLLLSNERKKELEDSLNQKMISYQTFLQEKFGQKGEALVKNEELTKPIIEKINKIIEKIAKEENYDYIFDARAGGIVFAKPVYDLSQRVLAQLSKEK, from the coding sequence ATGCGTAAAGTAATGACTGCGGGTGTTCTGGCACTCTGCATGGCCGCAACTGCGACATGGGCGGAGCTTAAGATCGGGTATATCAATTCCGAGCTGATTTTCATGGAATATGAGGGCACCAAGGATGCTCAGAAAAAGTTTAACAACGAAGTGGCCAAATGGGAGCAGGAGGCCTCAAAACGTCAGAAGGAGATTAAGGATCTCAAGGAGCAGCTTGACAAGCAAAGCCTTCTCCTGAGCAACGAGAGAAAGAAGGAACTCGAGGATTCTCTGAATCAGAAGATGATCTCATATCAGACCTTTCTTCAGGAGAAGTTTGGGCAGAAGGGTGAAGCTCTGGTGAAAAATGAGGAGCTTACAAAGCCGATCATAGAAAAAATAAACAAAATCATAGAAAAGATAGCCAAAGAGGAAAACTACGATTATATTTTTGATGCCAGAGCTGGCGGGATTGTCTTTGCCAAGCCGGTCTATGATCTTAGTCAGAGAGTTCTTGCACAATTGAGTAAGGAAAAGTGA
- the lpxA gene encoding acyl-ACP--UDP-N-acetylglucosamine O-acyltransferase, whose protein sequence is MSVNIHPTAIIEPGTKIGVDVTIGPYTVIEGDVEIGDRCSIGPHVLIGEGTRIGPECRIFKGASIGLIPQDKKFAGEKTYTVIGRNTLFREFVTVNRGTSHRGETRIGDNCWIMAYCHIAHDCVLGDDVTISNGLAMAGHVEVGNHVTIGGIVPVHQFTRIGDYAFIGAVTRPFMDVVPYAMVGGESETHVVGINKVGLERHGFSPERRQNIKRAYKILFRENLTLAEATARLEDSFPGDDDIGRIINFIRGRSRGLMRMRADAA, encoded by the coding sequence ATGTCTGTAAATATACACCCCACTGCCATTATTGAACCTGGCACAAAGATCGGTGTTGATGTAACTATTGGGCCCTACACAGTAATCGAAGGGGATGTGGAGATCGGTGACCGGTGCTCGATCGGTCCTCATGTGCTGATCGGTGAGGGAACCCGTATCGGTCCCGAGTGCCGTATTTTCAAGGGTGCCAGTATCGGGCTCATTCCTCAGGATAAAAAATTCGCAGGTGAAAAGACCTATACCGTTATCGGCAGGAACACTCTTTTCCGGGAATTTGTAACTGTTAATCGGGGGACATCTCATCGAGGGGAAACCCGAATCGGAGATAACTGCTGGATTATGGCATATTGTCACATCGCCCACGATTGTGTTCTGGGTGATGATGTGACTATTTCCAATGGTCTGGCTATGGCCGGGCATGTGGAGGTTGGCAATCATGTCACAATCGGTGGCATAGTCCCTGTTCATCAGTTCACACGCATCGGCGATTACGCTTTTATCGGTGCTGTCACTCGTCCGTTTATGGATGTGGTTCCTTATGCCATGGTAGGTGGTGAGAGTGAGACTCATGTTGTGGGAATAAACAAGGTTGGCCTGGAGAGACACGGGTTTTCTCCGGAGCGCAGGCAGAATATAAAGCGGGCCTATAAAATTCTGTTCAGGGAGAACCTCACTCTTGCCGAGGCAACTGCCAGGTTGGAAGACTCTTTTCCTGGTGATGATGATATCGGGCGGATCATAAATTTTATTCGTGGCAGGAGCAGGGGACTAATGCGGATGAGAGCGGATGCTGCATGA
- a CDS encoding bifunctional UDP-3-O-[3-hydroxymyristoyl] N-acetylglucosamine deacetylase/3-hydroxyacyl-ACP dehydratase, giving the protein MSLQQTIGKSVSLTGTGLHTGVPAAVTLHPAPENYGIRFVRADLENKPEIIADIDNVVDLARGTTIGKDGVKVYSIEHVMSSFAGLGIDNCRVEVNAQEIPLMDGSALPYVNLVMEAGIVEQQAEREYLYISEPVMYVKGDVALGIFPLDHFRLTLEIDYNYPALGAQYTTLFSLDDYVSDFAPARTFCFLSEIEKLREEGLIKGGSLDSALVVQDVELTDERKNYMRKLFAYKGPIEPGENGFLNNTELRFYNEPCRHKALDLIGDLYLLGKPLHAHIIGARTGHAANIAVAKKIREYLNQKNAKTAADGGTLVSYEDILNILPHRYPFLLVDKVLELVPGKSIVATKNVSFNDNFFQGHFPGNPVMPGVLMIEAMAQAGGVMGLYGAKSEDGQPPKVLFMGIDKARFRGVVRPGDTLRMELKMIQFRRGIGKFEGKCYVDDKLVCEAEMMAMYGAS; this is encoded by the coding sequence ATGTCCCTCCAGCAAACTATTGGAAAAAGCGTTTCATTGACCGGTACTGGCCTTCATACAGGTGTTCCTGCCGCAGTAACTTTACATCCCGCACCTGAGAATTACGGTATAAGGTTTGTCAGAGCCGATCTTGAGAACAAACCGGAGATAATTGCCGATATAGACAATGTGGTTGACCTTGCCCGCGGCACTACTATCGGTAAAGACGGGGTAAAGGTGTATTCGATCGAGCATGTCATGTCCAGTTTTGCCGGGCTGGGTATCGATAACTGCAGGGTGGAGGTAAACGCTCAGGAGATCCCTCTTATGGACGGCAGCGCGCTTCCATACGTAAATCTTGTAATGGAAGCCGGAATCGTAGAGCAGCAGGCCGAGCGTGAGTATCTCTATATTTCCGAACCGGTGATGTATGTAAAGGGTGATGTCGCTCTTGGGATTTTCCCGCTGGATCATTTCCGGCTCACCCTTGAGATAGATTACAATTATCCGGCACTTGGAGCTCAGTATACCACACTCTTTTCACTCGATGATTATGTTTCCGATTTCGCACCGGCGCGGACATTCTGTTTCCTTTCGGAAATAGAGAAACTGCGTGAAGAGGGGCTTATCAAAGGCGGCTCACTTGACAGCGCACTTGTAGTGCAGGATGTGGAGTTGACGGATGAACGCAAGAACTACATGCGGAAACTCTTTGCCTACAAGGGTCCCATAGAGCCAGGGGAAAACGGGTTTCTTAACAACACAGAACTGCGCTTCTATAACGAACCCTGCCGTCACAAAGCTTTAGATCTGATCGGTGATCTCTATCTTTTGGGTAAACCGCTCCATGCCCACATTATAGGGGCAAGAACAGGACATGCTGCAAACATCGCAGTGGCCAAAAAGATAAGAGAATACCTCAATCAGAAAAACGCAAAAACAGCGGCCGACGGAGGAACACTGGTGAGCTATGAGGACATCCTCAATATCCTTCCCCACAGGTATCCTTTCCTGCTGGTTGACAAGGTACTGGAGCTTGTTCCTGGAAAGTCAATCGTAGCCACTAAAAATGTCTCTTTCAACGACAATTTCTTCCAGGGACATTTTCCCGGAAACCCGGTCATGCCAGGTGTGCTTATGATCGAGGCGATGGCTCAGGCGGGAGGAGTGATGGGGCTTTACGGAGCAAAGTCCGAAGACGGACAGCCGCCAAAGGTGCTTTTTATGGGTATAGACAAGGCCCGTTTCAGAGGGGTTGTAAGACCTGGAGACACATTACGCATGGAACTCAAAATGATCCAGTTCCGCAGAGGAATAGGGAAGTTTGAAGGTAAATGTTATGTGGATGATAAGCTGGTCTGTGAAGCTGAGATGATGGCCATGTATGGAGCCAGCTGA